TGATCTGCGCCAGCTGCCGGCGGTCCATGGCCATGAGCCGCTCCATGGAATAGGCGTGCTGGATGTCAAAGGCGCCGTTCGCTTTCCGGCGCAAACTCGCGAGGTGGGCGCCGCATTTGAGCGCCTCGCCGATATCCGCGCACAGGGTGCGGGCGTAAACGCCCTTTGAACAATGCAGAAAAAATTCGGCCCGCGGCGGATTGAACGAACGGAGGGTGAATTCGTGGATTCTGACCAGCTTCGGATTGCGTTCAACCGTTTTTCCCTGCCGCGCAAGCTTATAGAGCGGCACGCCGTCTTTTTTGGCGGCCGAAACCATGGGCGGGGTCTGCAGGATATCGCCGGTAAGTTTTTTCATTTCAGCCAGAAGCATTTCTTCGGTTATCCCGCCGGGGTCGGCCTCGCGCACTATTTTGCCGTCGGCGTCCTGGGTGTCGGTGGCTATCCCGAGGCGGATGGTGCCTTCGTAGATCTTGTCGGCGGCCATCAGGCGGCTGGCCAGTTTGGTGGCGCGGCCGATCATAATTACCAGCATGCCCGTGGCCTGC
This genomic interval from Kiritimatiellia bacterium contains the following:
- the truB gene encoding tRNA pseudouridine(55) synthase TruB, whose amino-acid sequence is MTNTFGTKQTPAPGEPSLDGVLLVDKPAGPTSHDIVDKIRRHFRLAKVGHAGTLDPQATGMLVIMIGRATKLASRLMAADKIYEGTIRLGIATDTQDADGKIVREADPGGITEEMLLAEMKKLTGDILQTPPMVSAAKKDGVPLYKLARQGKTVERNPKLVRIHEFTLRSFNPPRAEFFLHCSKGVYARTLCADIGEALKCGAHLASLRRKANGAFDIQHAYSMERLMAMDRRQLAQIMIPMNKVINYMP